The Leishmania panamensis strain MHOM/PA/94/PSC-1 chromosome 32 sequence genome window below encodes:
- a CDS encoding hypothetical protein (TriTrypDB/GeneDB-style sysID: LpmP.32.0500) — protein MPLMNCKPMMDRLRGLVACGASEATANNILAQFLGASLKLEELCLVDCTLTNTAVALVEAVTRTEMKCLSLERSNLGVGSADSDGTGLAASFCEAVKVNKFLTSLNLANTNLDTDFVVALVDALIESDTKLLPEDLGEDPEEVTEWSLEGRLNDAMFISGAGPDDGNAALTDDETVSDDDDATPSPDASESGASEDATGDNESDDEEAGVDIEDEDCSEDDEEADHMTKAQEQRERQEKEERQAQQKRIRQQLKVFSQSEVQERSKLAHEYCQELRNVVAANSGPIANRRAAERQQKKEEYCSRRSGWSRLEKLVLRGNQVGDRGCKRLACVLRDEVPLSEDEATQRLEAISAVRDRFGERLGATRSAVVREEKKAWRALLRKAQRESPAFVTARSTSISTALSDLDEEDEYAKEAPPVLLTNVERPHSGSSSLDGDPASDGDGDTNGSSDFTSEEQREWQEWAAQALPHVSVALTKKGMTTIRVIDVGSCGISRSGVQALAEVLKTNKVLEALCLRHNPIGSSAPVKKRAQPVDGVAIFPEFAEFAEMLSVNRVLCHLDMGYCHLHPDDVRAVAEALRQNTSMVTLILEGNQLGVDEAYEQQRHAHSYIYELWMTAARPGSALCNLNMNHNNIAACLWQEEVAALAAVCGQLTSLSLSHVGLQLRHLQAWSEALPPADASYSPTVRILHLARNELASEVDGAALGLLLRHFTALEELSVEENPLLGSSGMAVALEYLPVTMRRLNCIATGLTTPCVGAARNPVLPVAVAEKLTCLLLGDVEAPTVAGLGEWVTFLKRVAPHQLQLLSLWSRGMADREADVIPLLLDLAQTCPSLLHVDSGFQPQFHTSTLASSCFEQVERLLLPRRIQCAAQQCKA, from the coding sequence ATGCCTCTCATGAACTGTAAGCCAATGATGGACCGACTGAGAGGACTGGTTGCATGCGGAGCTTCGGAAGCGACAGCGAATAATATCCTTGCGCAGTTTCTCGGCGCTTCGTTAAAGCTGGAGGAATTGTGTTTAGTGGACTGCACGCTCACAAATACTGCCGTCGCACTGGTGGAGGCCGTGACGAGAACGGAGATGAAGTGCTTAAGCCTCGAGCGGAGCAATCTCGGGGTTGGCTCTGCAGACTCGGATGGTACAGGCCTCGCAGCCTCATTTTGCGAGGCTGTGAAGGTAAACAAGTTTCTTACGTCACTAAACCTCGCCAACACAAACTTAGACACCgattttgttgttgctctcgtTGACGCCCTCATAGAGTCTGACACCAAACTGTTACCTGAAGACTTGGGAGAGGACCCCGAGGAGGTCACAGAGTGGTCCCTTGAGGGGAGGCTTAATGATGCCATGTTCATTAGTGGTGCTGGTCCAGATGATGGCAACGCCGCTCTGACAGACGACGAGACTGtcagcgacgacgatgatgctACTCCATCACCGGACGCCAGCGAGAGTGGCGCGAGCGAGGACGCCACTGGTGACAACGAGAGTGACGACGAGGAAGCAGGTGTCGACATCGAGGATGAGGACTGTtctgaggacgacgaggaggctgACCACATGACCAAGGCACAGGAGCAGCGTGAGCgccaagaaaaagaggagcgtCAGGCCCAGCAGAAGCGCAttcggcagcagctgaaggtgTTTTCTCAGAGTGAGGTGCAGGAGCGTAGCAAGCTCGCTCACGAGTACTGTCAAGAGCTACGGAACGTCGTTGCCGCCAACAGCGGCCCAATCGCCAATCGTCGAGCCGCTgagaggcagcagaagaaagaggagtaTTGCAGCCGCCGTAGTGGCTGGTCACGACTGGAGAAACTGGTGCTGCGTGGAAACCAGGTCGGCGACCGCGGGTGCAAGCGACTTGCTTGTGTACTACGCGATGAAGTGCCGCTGTCAGAGGACGAGGCGACACAGCGTCTGGAAGCGATCAGTGCCGTGCGAGACAGATTTGGGGAAAGGCTCGGTGCCACCCGCAGTGCTGTCGTacgagaggagaagaaggcatggcgggcgctgctgcggaaggCGCAACGTGAATCGCCGGCTTTCGTCACCGCTCGCAGCACGAGCATTTCCACTGCTCTATCGGAcctggacgaggaggatgagtaCGCCAAGGAGGCACCGCCAGTGTTGCTTACAAATGTGGAGCGACCACATAGCGGCAGTAGCAGCCTCGATGGGGATCCAGCTTCggacggcgacggtgacacCAATGGCTCTAGTGACTTCACCTCAGAGGAACAACGGGAGTGGCAGGAGTGGGCCGCCCAAGCGCTTCCGCACGTATCTGTTGCTCTTACGAAGAAAGGCATGACCACGATTCGCGTCATCGATGTGGGTAGCTGCGGCATCAGCCGAAGCGGGGTGCAGGCCCTCGCCGAGGTGCTCAAAACAAATAAGGTGCTAGAGGCGCTGTGTTTGCGTCACAATCCGATCGGCTCCAGCGCACCGGTGAAGAAACGCGCGCAACCGGTGGATGGTGTGGCCATCTTTCCGGAATTCGCTGAATTTGCTGAAATGCTCTCCGTGAACCGTGTTCTTTGTCACCTGGACATGGGCTACTGTCACCTGCACCCCGATGATGTACGGGCGGTAGCCGAGGCATTGCGCCAAAACACGTCTATGGTTACCCTAATCCTGGAGGGGAACCAGCTTGGCGTTGACGAGGCGTatgagcagcagaggcacgcacactcGTATATCTACGAGCTATGGATGACTGCGGCGCGGCCGGGCAGCGCGCTGTGCAATCTCAACATGAACCACAACAACATTGCCGCTTGTCTGTGGCAGGAGGAAGTGGCGGCACTGGCCGCTGTATGTGGCCAGctcacctctctttcgctttctcatGTGGGCTTACAGCTTCGCCATCTCCAGGCCTGGTCTGAGGCACTTCCGCCAGCGGACGCGTCCTATAGCCCGACCGTACGGATCCTGCACTTGGCTCGCAATGAGCTCGCCTCTGAGGTGGATGGTGCAGCGCTGGGATTGCTCTTGAGACACTTTACGGCACTCGAAGAGCTGTCGGTGGAGGAGAACCCCCTACTCGGCTCGAGCGGGATGGCTGTTGCGTTGGAATACCTGCCGGTCACAATGCGGCGACTCAACTGCATCGCGACTGGCTTGACCACCCCCTGTGTCGGCGCCGCGCGGAACCCGGTACTGCCGGTCGCGGTGGCCGAGAAGCTCACGTGTTTGCTGCTCGGTGACGTAGAGGCCCCAACGGTGGCGGGGCTTGGTGAGTGGGTGACTTTTCTGAAAAGAGTTGCGCCACATCAGCTGCAGTTACTCTCCCTGTGGTCCCGTGGAATGGCAGACAGGGAGGCCGATGTTATACCACTCCTACTTGACTTGGCACAAACGTGCCCGTCACTGCTGCACGTAGACAGCGGCTTTCAGCCGCAGTTTCACACTTCCActctcgccagcagctgctttgAACAGGTAGAGcgacttcttctcccccgACGCATTCAGTgtgccgcgcagcagtgcaagGCCTAG
- a CDS encoding hypothetical protein (TriTrypDB/GeneDB-style sysID: LpmP.32.0510) — protein MSNMQRGRGVKRCTALGLALMAVLLLSNVTAAKTRCDFNTQRVQCGDLACDKKAQICIACRTDSDCYPDAMSCDMTSGKCKVRGFTSLFGARTIFTMLGTFLICSIGVIAGVGGGGILVPLFCGIMKIPMQFAVGMSQATICGQSTVSMYLIVQQKHPDSSWDRPLINYQYLSLILPLGLIGTLIGGILSKLCPDVLRLLLLFVILSAALYRTSVKVVKQYKQDTNAWQATVEADGENAASQQGNYGNNDERQGYELINRAVDAKSESRQGTTVLATSEHSLPAFENPPQSQYPQQELTMNFTCFLVLLLFNILRMYLVCGGLLYWLCVLIPLVFLSTVFYLNYEKLRKLVESDSAQVTFAWTQKNTVMYPMVAVIAGASAAMLGIGGGLVLGFVLNEVGLVPQQASATGGMTTLFIAFSSVLELLVTGHLVVDFGIVFCIVGLCSGSLGQFVFMEYIKGHGLNYLIIGSLAFVLGGSLVSLGGYGIYTTVISVHAGRSLMAFGHLCART, from the coding sequence ATGTCAAACATGCAGCGAGGCCGAGGCGTGAAGCGGTGTACAGCTCTAGGCCTGGCACTCATGGCGGTGCTTTTGCTGAGTAATGTGACCGCTGCAAAGACCAGGTGTGACTTTAATACCCAGCGCGTGCAGTGCGGTGACCTTGCGTGCGACAAGAAGGCACAGATCTGCATCGCTTGTCGCACCGATAGTGACTGCTACCCTGACGCGATGTCCTGTGACATGACCTCGGGCAAGTGCAAGGTGCGCGGCTTCACCTCCCTTTTCGGGGCGCGAACCATCTTTACGATGCTAGGCACTTTCCTTATCTGTTCCATTGGTGTGATCGCTggtgtcggtggtggtggcattCTGGTGCCTCTGTTCTGCGGTATAATGAAGATTCCCATGCAGTTTGCAGTGGGGATGTCGCAGGCCACCATTTGCGGACAGAGTACCGTCAGCATGTACTTGATCGTGCAGCAGAAGCACCCCGACTCGAGCTGGGATCGTCCGCTGATCAACTACCAATATCTGAGCCTGATTCTGCCACTTGGTCTTATCGGTACCTTAATTGGCGGGATTTTGAGCAAGCTCTGCCCTGatgtgctgcgcctccttcttctctttgtgATACTCTCCGCCGCGCTCTACCGCACCTCAGTGAAGGTGGTGAAGCAGTACAAGCAGGATACGAACGCGTGGCAGGCGACCGTCGAGGCAGATGGCGAGAATGCTGCGTCACAACAAGGGAACTATGGCAACAATGACGAGAGGCAGGGCTACGAGCTGATCAATAGGGCTGTCGATGCCAAGAGCGAGTCCCGCCAGGGTACTACGGTTTTGGCAACATCAGAGCACAGCCTTCCAGCTTTTGAGAACCCACCGCAATCGCAGTACCCGCAGCAGGAACTTACCATGAACTTCACTTGTTTCCTAGTGTTGCTACTGTTTAACATTTTACGGATGTACTTGGTGTGCGGCGGCCTCTTGTACtggctgtgtgtgctgatACCCCTAGTCTTTTTGAGCACCGTCTTCTACCTCAACTATGAGAAGCTGCGCAAACTGGTGGAGTCCGACTCGGCGCAGGTCACGTTCGCCTGGACTCAAAAGAACACAGTTATGTACccgatggtggcggtgattGCAGGTGCGTCAGCAGCCATGCTTGGTATCGGCGGTGGCCTTGTTCTGGGGTTTGTGCTGAACGAGGTGGGTTTAGTCCCTCAACAAGCGTCGGCGACGGGCGGCATGACCACCCTCTTCATCGCCTTCTCGTCTGTACTGGAGCTCCTCGTCACGGGCCACCTTGTCGTCGACTTTGGCATCGTCTTTTGCATTGTTGGGCTGTGCAGTGGCTCCCTAGGGCAGTTTGTGTTTATGGAGTACATCAAAGGGCACGGCCTGAACTACCTTATCATCGGTTCTCTCGCCTTCGTCCTTGGTGGTTCACTGGTGTCACTTGGTGGCTACGGTATCTACACAACCGTCATTTCAGTCCATGCAGGCCGCTCCTTGATGGCATTTGGCCACCTTTGTGCCAGAACATAG
- a CDS encoding ras-related rab-4, putative (TriTrypDB/GeneDB-style sysID: LpmP.32.0560): MADKYQQLMKLIVIGDSGVGKSCLLHRFIEDIFSEEQTQTIGIEYGAKIIDLGGVKVKLQIWDTAGQERYKSVTRSYYRGATGCLIVYDVMNRSSYESVPQWLSDVRQLAGSDVVVMLIGNKIDVAKGNSLRAVQHNEASLYAQQNGLLHFETSAATGEFVTEAFLRVAKSAVSLAIAAEPANDVQLSQDNKTNSSYLSSCSC, translated from the coding sequence ATGGCGGACAAGTACCAACAGCTGATGAAACTCATTGTCATCGGAGACAGTGGCGTTGGCAAGTCGTGTCTGTTGCACCGCTTCATTGAGGATATTTTTTCAGAAGAGCAAACACAGACCATTGGCATTGAGTATGGCGCCAAGATTATTGATTTGGGAGGAGTGAAGGTCAAGCTGCAGATCTGGGACACGGCTGGTCAGGAACGGTATAAATCCGTTACGAGAAGCTATTATCGCGGTGCTACTGGATGCCTCATTGTCTACGACGTCATGAATAGAAGCTCGTACGAAAGTGTCCCGCAATGGCTAAGCGACGTACGACAGCTAGCAGGAAGCGATGTTGTCGTAATGCTCATCGGAAATAAAATTGATGTGGCAAAAGGGAATAGCTTGCGTGCAGTACAGCACAACGAGGCATCTTTGTACGCCCAGCAAAATGGTCTGCTTCACTTTGAAACGTCCGCGGCTACAGGCGAGTTCGTAACAGAAGCTTTTCTGAGAGTCGCTAAAAGTGCTGTGTCGTTGGCAATCGCTGCAGAGCCCGCGAACGATGTTCAGCTGAGCCAGGACAACAAGACAAACAGCTCGTACCTCTCGTCGTGCTCTTGCTAA
- a CDS encoding hypothetical protein (TriTrypDB/GeneDB-style sysID: LpmP.32.0540), giving the protein MVDLTPKPHSENRLEQQQLPHIYARHSPLSVSVIFFLVALATIPMGIVVIVSGDRTTELDFRYDHINNYKFVMGGAGEHAVNFTFNGTMFSTGVKTRLMFSLSTSLTPPVYMMYRISPLFQNYRFFTTSVDHEQLRGGTDEVMKECAPFRFPGEVSGDSVAGYYNPCGAYPWFLFNDSISLYTMNGTLICDGGAFTLNGTSLRADNKCVKTGIALPRDVNVRYKPPREIPGQGPMWSAGGNMSATDPFLKQGYYFGEPGHKIPSSLDEDLMVWLDPAFTSDVAKDYRIINVGLPAGDYYFEIIEQFPTSPYATEKFVQLATRSWIGGKNHHLGALLIFIGGVAFITALMLLSTQCFVMPRYTK; this is encoded by the coding sequence ATGGTGGATCTAACCCCTAAGCCACATTCAGAAAACCgccttgagcagcagcagctgccgcacatCTATGCTCGTCATTCACCGCTATCTGTCTCTGTTATCTTTTTTCTTGTGGCACTCGCAACTATACCGATGGGTATCGTCGTTATCGTGAGCGGGGATAGAACGACAGAACTTGATTTTCGTTACGACCATATCAACAACTACAAGTTTGTAATGGGGGGAGCTGGTGAGCACGCTGTCAATTTCACATTCAATGGCACCATGTTTTCTACTGGCGTCAAAACGCGGCTCATGTTCTCGTTGTCTACCAGCCTCACACCTCCAGTGTACATGATGTATCGCATTTCTCCGCTCTTTCAAAACTACCGCTTCTTTACTACATCCGTGGACCATGAACAGCTTAGGGGCGGTACCGATGAAGTCATGAAGGAGTGCGCTCCATTCCGCTTTCCTGGTGAGGTAAGTGGCGATAGCGTCGCCGGCTACTACAACCCATGTGGCGCCTACCCCTGGTTCCTGTTCAACGACAGTATCAGTTTGTACACGATGAACGGCACACTCatctgcgacggcggcgccttcACGCTCAACGGAACGAGTCTGAGGGCAGATAACAAGTGCGTAAAGACTGGTATCGCCCTCCCAAGGGATGTCAACGTAAGATATAAGCCTCCAAGAGAGATCCCCGGCCAAGGTCCGATGTGGAGTGCAGGCGGCAATATGTCAGCCACCGATCCATTTCTGAAACAAGGCTACTACTTTGGCGAGCCTGGTCACAAGATCCCATCCAGCCTTGACGAGGATTTGATGGTGTGGCTCGACCCTGCTTTCACATCTGATGTGGCAAAGGACTACCGTATTATCAACGTCGGTTTGCCAGCCGGTGACTATTACTTCGAGATCATAGAACAGTTTCCGACTTCACCGTACGCAACAGAGAAGTTTGTGCAACTCGCCACTCGATCATGGATTGGCGGGAAGAACCACCATCTCGGCGCTTTGCTTATATTCATTGGTGGCGTGGCCTTTATCACGGCATTAATGCTTCTGTCAACGCAGTGCTTCGTTATGCCAAGATATACAAAGTAG
- a CDS encoding profilin, putative (TriTrypDB/GeneDB-style sysID: LpmP.32.0530), with the protein MSWQAYVDDSLIGSGNMHSAAIIGAADGSYWAYGGSYIPQPEEVKHIQKCLADFSLVQSSGVTIYGVKFFGLQCGTDGDTKHIFFKKGAAGGCIYTTKQAFIVAVYGDPGDTSSLQQALAKNASHAAAVNPADCNTTVKRIADYLVKLGY; encoded by the coding sequence ATGTCGTGGCAGGCGTACGTTGATGACAGCCTTATCGGCAGCGGTAACatgcacagcgccgccattATTGGAGCTGCTGACGGCAGCTACTGGGCGTACGGCGGTAGCTACATTCCGCAGCCGGAAGAGGTGAAACATATTCAGAAGTGCTTGGCCGACTTCTCACTTGTGCAGTCCTCTGGTGTCACTATTTACGGTGTCAAGTTCTTTGGCCTCCAGTGCGGCACCGATGGCGACACTAAGCACATCTTCTTCAAGAAGGGTGCGGCTGGCGGATGCATTTACACTACGAAGCAGGCATTCATCGTTGCCGTGTACGGCGACCCCGGTGACACCTCCTCGCTCCAGCAGGCTCTTGCGAAGAACGCATCTCACGCGGCCGCCGTGAACCCTGCGGACTGCAACACGACAGTGAAGCGCATTGCGGATTACCTCGTCAAGCTTGGCTACTAA
- a CDS encoding hypothetical protein (TriTrypDB/GeneDB-style sysID: LpmP.32.0550) — protein MPTKSTQLRKQTLRDGRKSRVEKLVELVFIKSPRTLSFSHRSLGSLRHPYSSLICEMSAAFTSTKDKITYLLEAFSDAKAEMQIWMRVERIFDSKLADVLMEKMKFELLLSSELLHRFEVLWSRLGGVSGGIISEDAYKQFQQLLYVVLFGIEDMALLPATRQFILEDYQYDSRGNIGVDFGSFANSMLELVDNWTRSRIVADYVEFVDRIIECYPASSAQSCKAHAPDEFTLSREAFFRGGVVVPKVECEQVVYNRTTL, from the coding sequence ATGCCTACCAAAAGTACACAATTGAGGAAGCAGACGCTTCGCGATGGGCGAAAATCTCGCGTGGAGAAGCTTGTGGAACTTGTTTTTATCAAAAGTCCACGAACACTGAGCTTCTCTCACCGCTCGTTGGGAAGCCTGCGGCATCCGTACTCGAGTCTCATTTGTGAAATGTCTGCTGCTTTCACCTCTACTAAAGACAAAATCACGTACTTATTAGAGGCATTTTCGGATGCCAAAGCTGAAATGCAAATCTGGATGCGCGTGGAGCGTATTTTTGATTCGAAGCTCGCCGATGTCTTGATGGAGAAGATGAAATTTGAGCTGTTGCTCTCCTCTGAGCTCTTACACCGCTTTGAGGTACTGTGGAGTCGCCTTGGAGGTGTAAGTGGTGGCATTATTTCGGAGGATGCCTACAAGCAATTTCAACAGCTGCTTTATGTTGTTCTTTTCGGGATCGAAGATATGGCTTTGCTGCCGGCAACAAGACAATTTATCCTGGAAGACTATCAGTACGACTCGCGAGGGAATATCGGGGTAGACTTTGGTAGCTTTGCCAATTCAATGCTTGAACTAGTGGATAACTGGACTCGAAGTCGTATAGTGGCTGATTATGTTGAATTCGTTGACAGGATTATTGAGTGCTACCCAGCCAGCTCAGCGCAGTCATGTAAGGCACATGCGCCAGATGAGTTCACCCTTAGCAGGGAAGCTTTCTTCCGCGGTGGGGTTGTGGTTCCCAAGGTAGAATGCGAGCAAGTTGTCTACAACAGAACAACACTGTAA
- a CDS encoding hypothetical protein (TriTrypDB/GeneDB-style sysID: LpmP.32.0520) yields the protein MLVRSITKCVVPFIKATCYTCSYIFEHPPTTMGPTSILPLHNKSMPTPLLNPERLQEISCGTGQPAQRGRRKPLVWKRRKPWFDHQWSLDLQRIKKGPETPHFPDGVPFTQIRAFQSFAGRSWKINAGRRRKIRLSLKRGRRKLL from the coding sequence ATGTTGGTCCGCAGTATCACCAAGTGCGTTGTCCCATTCATCAAGGCTACGTGCTACACATGTTCCTACATTTTTGAGCATCCGCCCACCACCATGGGGCCCACCTCAATACTGCCTCTTCACAACAAGTCCATGCCTACACCACTTCTTAACCCAGAGCGACTGCAGGAGATTAGCTGTGGTACTGGCCAGCCGGCCCAGCGTGGCCGCCGAAAGCCGCTCGTGTGGAAGCGCCGCAAGCCGTGGTTCGACCACCAGTGGTCGCTCGATCTGCAACGCATCAAAAAGGGCCCTGAAACGCCTCACTTCCCCGACGGTGTCCCGTTTACGCAGATTCGCGCTTTCCAGTCATTTGCAGGGCGTTCCTGGAAGATCAACGCCGGCCGCCGACGCAAGATCCGCTTGTCTCTGAAGCGTGGTCGCCGGAAGCTGCTGTAA